The genomic DNA CCCTTCTTTTCTTGCTTGTTCAATCAGCGACCATACTTCCTCCACCGATTGTGGTGTTTGGCTCGCATAACAAGTAAGTGGCTTGGACAAAATTTCATGAATATCATTATCTGGTAAAAAAGACAATAAGATCCGTGTACAAGCTCCAGCATACAACGGTGCATATCGACCTACACGCGTATATAAACGGACAGGCCTCGTACTCTCTACTTTTTCGATATAGACCCCTTCGTTATGCTCCCGCGTCACTAGTTGAACCGCTTCATTGAACTGCACTTGCAATTGCTTCATAAATGGCAGTGCAATCGATCGGATTTCCAATCCACTTGCCACCCGCTCACCTAGTTGCAATAATTTCAACCCCAACGAATAACTATCGCCATCAATAATGGTTCCATTTCTTTCAAGTGAAGTCCGTTGTAAAAACCCTGTCTCTACAAGTGTTCTGAGTAAGCGGTGGGCTGTAGGTTTAGGAATACCCGTATGCGTTGAAATTTCATCCAACCGCCAGGAAGGTCGCTCCTCAGTAAATAAATCAAGCAACAGTAAACCTTTTTCCATCGTCTTACTCATACATGCCCTGCCTCTACTTTCGTATATAAATGACAGGACACAGCGTGATCATCGTCCATCTGTTGCAGCTCTGGCTTCACAGTTTTACAAATGTCC from Sporosarcina sp. FSL K6-1522 includes the following:
- a CDS encoding IclR family transcriptional regulator, with translation MSKTMEKGLLLLDLFTEERPSWRLDEISTHTGIPKPTAHRLLRTLVETGFLQRTSLERNGTIIDGDSYSLGLKLLQLGERVASGLEIRSIALPFMKQLQVQFNEAVQLVTREHNEGVYIEKVESTRPVRLYTRVGRYAPLYAGACTRILLSFLPDNDIHEILSKPLTCYASQTPQSVEEVWSLIEQARKEGYAYSVSELEEGTVSIAVPIFNRHGDVQYSISIAGFSVSLPKDNAHLFLQALWETAAQISEKIGYNQQYPYSNKLKNVQTEEKR